The Entelurus aequoreus isolate RoL-2023_Sb linkage group LG08, RoL_Eaeq_v1.1, whole genome shotgun sequence genome segment AGTCATGTGACAGGCAGAGAGGAGCACAGACAGAGTGACTCATGAATATTAATCAGTGGTGTGTATGATGGCGTGTATTGTGTTTGTTAGTGTTACGTGTGTGTAGATGTTAGcaatagcattagcattagcgatgTCTTGGCTCTTCTCTGCTGGCACCAAGTGTCCAGAGCTGGTGGTTTGACTTGTGTTTACATTTTGTCCTAGCCCCCTGCTTGTCACCACGTTATTGACCGAGTGTGTGTGCGCTTATGTATATAGTGCTGATCACAGATGAACCTTACAATCATTATTATTTGTTGATTTGTAGCTTGATTATTTATTGATGCCATGATGCAGCAAATGTAAAAATTCAGGTAGATGTGTGTTGTGGTTGTTGTAGTGATGATGGTGAAGATGAAATGATTGAAAATCAACTCGGCAACCAACGGTGTCTTTATCTTCCGTCTTTgtcgctaacatgctaacattctcCTCCATTGTGCGAATCATTTGTAATAATTACCCAACCAATCATCTTTGAATAAACGGTCATTTAAATACACAATTAGGACCCATCATGAAAGAAATGCGCTTGTTAACCTGGTGAAACTACATTATACATGCAAATGAGGAATGAAATGACAAGAGACTTAATCATTCGCATATGAAATAGAAAATTATGAGTGCACTACAATGAAGGATGCAATAAGAAATATGTTGGCTGAGGCAAACAAAATTATTTGAATGGTCtccttgttttttttactgtgaccACAAGAGGGGGACAAATACACACTCGCGAGGAATAATTAAAGTGCGATGTTGGATGGGTCACTGAGTTGGTTGTGTTACCTGATTTATGTTTGTATTGTTTAATGACAGAGTCatggaaatagtgtgtgtgagacgTGCTTGCATGTACATGATTAGTATTGGTTGTTGCTGATGTAAATagtgaaatactgtatatttcTGTATATTATCAGGTGAATATTTATTGTTGGAGCAAAGTTCAGCTTTTTGTGGCTCTAAAAGAAGCGATGAGGATAAATAAAGGATAAGTCAACCATGACTTTattgaaaatattgcagtatttccATCCTGCATTCATCACATttattattcaaataaaaaaacagcagcaCAAATTTCACAATGAAGTTTTTGTGGGTCAATCAAACTACAAGACTGGCTGGCCCAGAGGTGTCAAATAATAATTTATCCAGGTAGTTAATTGTCCATGGCATATGTGCTTGTGAGTTTTTATGGACGGTGTGGGAGACAAAAAGTGAGCAAAAAATATGAAAAGCAAAATGTTTAGAAATACCAATTAACTTTTTTATGTCACTGGCAAAACAAAGTCACATGTGAGAGCTGTGTTGGGCGGTGGGTTGGATTTAATTAGGACATGAGTCTTAAAGATGAAGATGACAGCTGACGTTGCATTGGTCTAAAGTGACGAGCTGTCTGAACTGGGCTCTTATCCGTTCCTAAAGCCTCCAGATGTCAGACAGTTCAAACACGCCAGCTCGTTCTCTAAAGCCTGATTGAAGATGCGAGTCCACCATGAGACCTCCTCGTCCTGTATTAATCGCTATAGGAGAACAGGTCAGGGGTCAGGCGTGTGAGAGGAAGAGGACGTGCGTGGTCCGGGAGCGAAGGGGTTTCGGAAAGTGACAGATGGACTTGTGAGGATTAGAAGCAAAGCTGCTGCGTTTGTGATGTGAGAAAGAAGGACGACGGAGAGAAAGTGGAAGACATCATCGTCTGGACTGAAGACCACATCTGTCCCTTCAGGTGAGTCCACCTTTTCACATTCTTGTCAATGATGAACGACCATGTGTCCAACTTGACTGGACACAGGCTTTTCATACCAGCAATTTTTAAAGATGATTGTTAGATTGAAATGTTTCATTTAAAGAGTGAAGATTATTTTCTGTAATGGAAGTGTAGGTTAATAATTAATCAGCACATGTGACGTTTAATTTTTGGCTCAAACGTCTTCGTGTTAAGGTGTCAAACATGAGCATTGCTGTtttattgtctaaaatgtgtatgCACTTCTATTGGCTTACATCGCCAACTAGTGGTCTGGCATGCACATTACCATTAGGGGTGTAACATACAGTATTTGTAATCTGATTTTCCCTAAGGAACATTTGGAATGGTGCAGAGGAATACTGAATTGCCACAATAAGTAAGGAGCAGTAAGTGTACATACTAGTACTGAGTTGTACTTCTACaagaaaaatattatatttttttatccgCAAGTACTGCAATTCTACGAGAAAAGTTATACTTCTATAAAAATAAAGAATTGTTTTATGTGTAAATACTGCAATTGTACAGAAAACAAGTTTTCCTCCTGAGAAAAAAATAATCGTTTGTATGCATAAATACTGCAACTGTAGGAGAAAGAAAGTTGTACTTCTCTTGAGagaaatatttaatttattaagGCTGTGAAACTTCAGGCACCacatgatttgatttgattcttggtggtaatgattcgattcagaattgatactCTGTTTAAAaatattcttgattcaaaattaatattttttaataacattgagtgCTAGTTCAATGattaaaagtcaaatacaaataaggcaactggAGAAGTATCCTGCACTTCTTTCTTCTAAAGTAAAACTgtccagcagatatgggcatctacatctacaatatgatttgccttagtggctggacaggacagattaaaaaaaaaaagttgaaatttatattttatttttttaatcgattaagaatcactACAAAAAGGAattgcgattcattcgaaaatcttttttttttcactcctAGTCTCTATGCGCTCATACTGTAAAAAATACTGAAAAAAGTTGCACTTCTACAAGAAAAAGTTATTACTTTTATGCGCAAATACCATAATTtaatgagaaaaaagttgtctCTTGAGAGAAAATTATCATTATTCTTCACAAATACTGCAATTTACCAAAAAAGTTGTCTTTGAGAGGGAAACAagttttatatttgcaaatactgcaattttacaagaaagaaagaaagttgtACTTCTACaagaaataaatattattttatgtgAAAATACTAAAATTTTAGGTGAAAAAAGTACTACAAGAGAAAAGGCAATCATTTTTATTAAGTAATTCTGCAATTTTCCGGTCAAAAATGTGCActacaaaaaaaattgcagtgtttttgcattaaaaaaatattttttcaaagtacatatGTGCAAATACTGCAATTTCACAAGTCATTTTTTATGTGCTAATGCtgcaatattacaagaaaaaaggtTGACGTTTGCTTgagaaaaacattgttttatgGGCAAATGCTGTAAATTTATGAGAAAACAGATGTACTTCTACAGGAATAAGTTATTGTTTTTATGTGCTAATACTgcagttttacgagaaaaaattTTGTCCTTCGCTTGAATTTTTTTAAAGTGAGAATATACTGTAATTCTAcaagaaaaaaattgtattatgaaAAGTTTTTATAAGCACATCTACAAGAAAAAGTAATTGGTTTTATGTGCCAATACTGCAATTTTACGACAAAAAGTTGTACCATGAAAaaagtaattgtttttattgGCAATTTTCAGAGAATAAAGGTTATAAAAACTAGTGGAAAAGTAAATGTTTAGAAAAGCAAATACTGAACTTTTACGAGAAAAAAATAGTATTACAGAAATTGTTTTTATGCGCAAATACTGCAAAAAAAGTTGTACTTCTACAtaaaaaattatttgtttttcAGTATATGCAACACTGAAATCATACAAAGAAAAACATTGTACCTCAAagagaaaacaatgtttttatggGTAAATACTGCAATTTTATTAGAAATAAATTATGCTAAGACATGAAATCGTAATTGTTGACGTGAGCAAATTCTGCAATTTTACTAGGAAAAATTGCAGTATAGTTTTTATGTGCAGTACTGAAAATAAACAAGGAAAAAAGTTGCACTTTTAAGACAAAACGTTTTATTAGGGAAAGCATTTATAAAGTAAAAATTACTTCGATGAGATAAAGTCATCTTTTAATCTACAAACACTTCAATTTTACGAGGAAAGGAGTAGCCATGTCATGAACAAAAtctgaattttacaagaaattaTTGgaattatacaatatataaatgtcATAAAATTGTACAAAAAGAGCCAATTTAAAACACATAATCTATGACTGTTTTTATTAGTGTGTGTCGTTTGCCAAAATGTCTTTGTTTAGGATTACACAAAACTCACCAGACGCGTGTTGAACTCTACCTTCTACCTGCTTGGTCATTTGACTTCATGATGTTTGTGTTCCTGGTTCAGGTGGTGGTCCTCACACGGAGACAAAGACCGGGTGAGATTAAAACGGATTACTAGGCACAGAGGTGGTTTTGAGACTCAATCCGCCGGCGAGGAAGTACAGGAGCAGGCGGGTCTTGTGCTGATTAATTGTGGCGAGCGGAGGATAAGACTTAGACGTTTATCTTCATCCCTGGGAAGACACGGTGGTCACAGATGTGAGCGTCAGGATGGGATAGTTTGTGCATTCCATAAGGCCAGAATGTGCCGGAAGACCAGAGTGAAGCTGGGCTGCTTTCTTCCCTCCTCCAACCTCTGGCCCGCACATCTGGATCTTTGAGTGATTAAATCTTCATCTTCCTCCACGCTGCCCGACCCCTTGACCTCCGCTCATCCACTGTTCTCCTAGCCACGCCCCATTCCCTCCATCGTTACACACATCctcttttttttacttcccctctGACCTTTGCTCTACTTCTCAAACATTCCTAATCCCCTTTCCTCACTCTTCTACTCTTCACGCTCGCATCCCTCACCATGTCGGCCAATTCATCAACACGTCTCTCCTCCCCGCTCTGATTTTTTGCCCACGGTAGCACGAAGCCTACCGCCACCGCCACCCTGACTCCTCTGAGCCTCATCCAGGACCGCCGCCCGGGCCGCCATGTTGGAGAAGATGTCCAGACGCAACCGGTCGCTCCTGTCGTTGTCGCTGACCTCACTGGCGCTCACCTTGTCCGTGTCGGCCTTCTGCACGTCCTATTGGTGCGAGGGGACCCACAAGGTGGTCAAGCCGCTCTGCCTGTCGCCCGTCAAGATGAAGAACTGCGGTCAGAACAACAGCCAGCCCTACACCACAGGTGAGCGCGCCCCCTGCTGAACAGGAAGTAACCAAGGGTTACTCGTGCGCGGGCCACCACGACAAACAAAGAAGACGAAACAAATCGTCAACGATTACGACGATTCATCACTTGATTCCTATAATCCGGCTTTGTTGCTAATCTCAGAACTCTCTGCTATCTGGGTTTATCTATGCTAATCCTGCTTGTTTACATGTGCCAAACACTCCTATAGCAAGGGGTCCTAACCTTTCACTAAATCTAATAATAGTAAGCAATCATTTAGaatttaaaattattaataaAGTCAATTAATTATTCGGTAATTTCTATCACTTTAATAACCAAAATTGTAATAAAAATCAGCATTATACTGCTTAAAAAAAGAATGTGAATTTTTTGCCAAAGCCTAAAGATTTGCATCATGCTAGCAAGCTGCTTCCTGGTTGATGGAGGAtgatgagcagacattcttataGGTTTATTTCGCTACAGAAGTCGTGTCAAAGCTACGTGACATCATAACTTAATTTGCATAATCAGTAGAACAGAAAGTTCCATGCCTCCACATAAGGAAGGACCTTGTTGTGATGCTAGGTGGCTACATATTAGCGTCACTACTTCAAGCGTTCTGCCTTTTTTCGTCCATTGTTCTGCGTCTCTTCATCTCAGAGGCACCCACGCCAGACCCCAGGAACCCACCCTCCAATGTGACGCTGACGCCCAGGCAGAAGGAGGAGTTGGCAATCATCAGGAGGAAGCAGCTGGCCAACGCCGTCCACTACATCTGGGAGACGGGAGAGGACAAGTACATGCTGCGCTACTTCCACACCGGCTTTTGGCTCTCCTGTGAGAAGCACAACGAAGGTGAGGGACGATGACTGCGGTTTTCTGGAGGTTGCTATATACTGTGATGTGTCGGATCTTTCAGGTGAGGACCAGGAAGAAAAGTGTCGCAGTTTCATCGAGCTGACGCCAGGAGAGACTCAGGGTCAGTGTGCAGTGAATTTTACttctctagcgactcaaagcgctttacatagtgaaactcattatctacatctttaagttacatataaaccagtgtggtggcactgggagcaggtgagtagagtgtcttgcccaaggacacaacagctgtgactagaatggcggaagcgggaatcggacctggaaccctcaagttgctggcatggccgctctactaaccgagccacgccgccccagtgGTCACATCCAACAGGCACCGGCAATGCCGTGTCACATTGACGTCCTTCCCCTCTGACTCCGCCCACAGGCGTCCTGTGGCTGTCGGTAATCAGCGAGTTCATGTACATCGGCCTGCTGGCCATGGGCTTCCTGCTCATGTGGGTGGAGGCCATTTGCCTGTGTGCCAAGAGGGAGATGAACGCCCTCAAGATCAATGCCTATGCCGCCATGTGCACCGTGCTGTCAGGTGACCCACGACTGCGTCTCCCATGAAGTCGGCTGAGGACCCCTAACGCGCGGCGGTGTGTGTTTGCAGGCCTGATGGGCATGATGGCCCACATGATGTACACCACCGTCTTTCAGATGACCGTCAGCATTGGCCCCAAAGACTGGAGACCTCAGACGTGGGACTACAGCTGGTCCTTCGCGTAAGTCCACTCCACCTCCACTGAAGAAATGTTCCAATCAGTCCGCCGctaatgaccccccccccccctttctgcATTCCCCCCAGCATGGCGTGGCTGTCGTTCAGCTGCTGCATGGCGGCCGCCGTGGCCACGCTCAACTCCTACACCAAGACACTCATTGAGATGAAGCACCGTGCTCGCTTGCGGCTTGAGGAGGCCCGCTCCACCGCCCGCGCCCCTTCCTACGAAGAGGTGGTTCGAGCGGGTGGTGGGGTCTACTCCGTCAGCCAGCTGATCCAcctgggccagcagagggcactcATGGACCCCCTTTGGCCTCGGGGAGTGGGCCCGGCCGTCGGGCCACTGGCCTGCAGTGCAGGCGGGGCACTGCTTGTCGGTGGCGGAGGGATTGGAGTCGGCGGAATGGGAGCCATCGCGATAGGATCAGGGGGACCTTTTGGGGAGCAGCCTGTGGGGGACCCTCATGGCTTAGTTGTGGTGGAAGGGTGCGGTATCGACGGCTGCGAAGACTGCGAGAGAGAGCTGGATGACATGGACTATGCTATGCAGGAGAGAGAGGATTCGCTTTGCTAGCACTTCTTCTGACACCTGCTGGCTTGGGGTGATACCATGGCTCTCACAAGCTAGCTGCTTAGTAGCAAACTTGTTAGCCACACTGGAGCAAACAAGTGTGCTGCTTTGTAGCAAACATGCTATCTTATTTGTAAGAAACAAGCTAGCTGATTTGTCGCAAAAATGTTAGCTGCTTTGTTGCACATTCAGGTGAGACTTTTAGCAGCATTCAAGCAACATGAACAGGTGAGTACTCTCTACCGGATCAGGTTTTGGGGATTTGTGGGTTAAGGATTTGGGAAGCAGTGACTCACTTATGTTGTATGGATGATTTTTTCTGGCAGtgtagttttttttaagtgtatttATGGATTGAAGTATTTCATAGTGCCCCCAAATCCTAACTAATCTGCTGTGTGAACAATGTGTGGACTTTAGTTGAGAGTATTTTGCTATGCTGGAGTATTAAAGGGCTATTGTGTGAGAGTTTGCACATTGTAGACAGTGCATTGAATTTATCTATATGCACATGCTGGTGTACATTTTGTGAACATATATCAGGGATTAAAGAGCAGGACAtaaaatttaaaagaaatatttaaagagcaaacatgcAATATTCCCTTGTGTAACTTCAGGATTTGTCCAAGTTGAAGCATTTAATGAAAGAATGAAAGCTTTGGACCTGAGACAGATGCTCTGCTCAAGCTTATTGGAATAATCTGCACGCAGGCCGTGATTGACAGACAAACAAGGTCACCGTGTGCTATGTGGCCACTAATTACAAGTAGAAGGTAGAATTATACAACACTTTACAAACATAAAGAAACAAAGTTAATGTGGTCCATGAGAAAGATGTGAAATAAAACTGCAGATAAGACAAAATGCATCTGTTTTGCGTGAGCGAAGGAAAGAAAACCAAATGCCGCCATCTGTAGGCACACGCCGCAAAGGTAAAAAGAGAAAAAATCAAAAGAGAAACCTGTCTGTCTGTACTTTGAAATCCTCTTAAAATGTCAAGACTTTACTCAAACGTCACACTGTTGAAGGTACCTCGTTGGGTACACCAGCTCGTAGAAAAATATTAATAATCACTAAATAACTCTACTCGCACATAAGCAACAAGTTCCCCCTTGAAAGTCGACACTTTGTCCAAAACCCATGAGTTCATCTGTGTTTTTTCATGCAAGTATGAGGGTTGAAAAAATGCAATATCCTATGCATGTTTGAACGAGTGCAAATTCCTACCCGTAGATGAAAGAATGTTTATTCTTACTCATGGTTGAAAGACTGCATATTCCTACGAATGGTTGAAATAATTAAAAATCCTACCCACGGTTAAAAAGAGTGGGATGGAGGAAAGAGTGCATATTACTAGCCATGGTTAAAAGATTGCTTTTCCTACGGATGGTTGAAAGAGTGGGAATTCTTACCCATGGATGAAAGAGTGCGTTTTCCTACGGATGGTAGaaagagtgaagtgaagtgaagtgaattacatttatatagcgctttttctcaagtgactcaaagcgctttacatagtgaaacccaatatctaagttacattcaaaccagtgtgggtggcactgggagcaggtgggtaaagtgtcttgcccaaggacacaacggcagtgactaggatggcggaagcggggatcgaacctgcaaccctcaagttgctggcacggccgctctaccaaccgagctataccgccagaGTGTGAATTCTTACCCATGGTTAAAAAAGTGTGCTGGATGGAAGAGTGCATATCCCTACTCATGGTTGAAAGACTGCATTTCCTACAGATGGTTGAAAGAGTATGAATTCTTACCCTTGGATGAAAGAGTGCGTTTTCCTACACATGGATGAAAGAATGTGAATTCTTACCCATGGTTGAAAGACTGCATATTTCTTTGTATGGTTGAAAGAGTGCAAATTCCTACACACATATAAAAATAAT includes the following:
- the LOC133655961 gene encoding germ cell-specific gene 1-like protein; amino-acid sequence: MLEKMSRRNRSLLSLSLTSLALTLSVSAFCTSYWCEGTHKVVKPLCLSPVKMKNCGQNNSQPYTTEAPTPDPRNPPSNVTLTPRQKEELAIIRRKQLANAVHYIWETGEDKYMLRYFHTGFWLSCEKHNEGEDQEEKCRSFIELTPGETQGVLWLSVISEFMYIGLLAMGFLLMWVEAICLCAKREMNALKINAYAAMCTVLSGLMGMMAHMMYTTVFQMTVSIGPKDWRPQTWDYSWSFAMAWLSFSCCMAAAVATLNSYTKTLIEMKHRARLRLEEARSTARAPSYEEVVRAGGGVYSVSQLIHLGQQRALMDPLWPRGVGPAVGPLACSAGGALLVGGGGIGVGGMGAIAIGSGGPFGEQPVGDPHGLVVVEGCGIDGCEDCERELDDMDYAMQEREDSLC